The DNA segment TCAGCCAAATATTTTCCCCCTGCTTTCAAGCGATtggtacattttttgtttgtttgcctctCTTCCTCACAGGCTGTACGTTACATTGAGCTGCTCCCGCCTGAGAAGCGGCCCGTGGTGGGCACGGAGGGTGCCGTATACCGCCGGCAGCAGATGGCACGCCAGTTGCCCGAGCACGACCAAGATCCAGCTAAGTGTCACGAGCTGAGCCCAGCAGAAGTCAAGAAAATGCAACAGTTTGTGCGCAAATACAAGGACGAGGCGTTGGGTGTCGGTGACGTGATGCTGCCAGAAGAGATGGTTATGGTGCAGGCCGCAGCCGGCGGGTCTGGGCCAAAGAGTCTACAGGGGGGCGCTGGAGCAGAGGCTCAAGCTGGAGTGGCTGGATCCAAGCCAGCTGGAGGCGCTGTTGGTACCGCTTCCACCACTGGAGCCATGGTCACCTCAGGAGCTCCGCAACAAAATTTTGTAAGGATTTTCCCTTCATGTTCCTATTGtgttaaaataatcaatattaTTAACATAAGTGTTTTGCACAGCATTATTGCATGATCATACCTCAAagttttccattttcaatttcaaCTTTGTCTGATTAGCTGTCAATAGAGAGGGTGTGTCAAAGTCATGGACTATATTGACTCTTTCATGACACCATTTTTGCTATTTCACAATAATGCAAACATTAACCACTATTACTATTCAACCAGGATCTTCTGCATGAAACAGTTCCAAGTATTGCAAGTTTGGTGACTGTAGTTCTATAGTTGGACACTAGACGGTGACAGTTTATACTATTGAATCTTGAGCTTCATTTCAATGCTTCTGTAGATCAGCCTTTTCCACATAGGAAGGCAACCAACAGAAGCATGTAAGGAAGaaagggaaaatgtcattgttgTTCTTATGCAGCTCTTCTTGATTGACTTTATTTCGGGTTTGAATGTAAAAGCTTTGCCAATTGcttctacataaaaaaaagtcactaaCCAACAAAATGAAACTATCTCCTTCCCTGCAGTCATGTTGCCGCTGCGATCAGCCCATGCGTGTCGGAGACCCGGCCGTGTATGCAGAGCGGGCCGGCTACGACAAGTTGTGGCACCCGGCCTGCTTTGTGTGTTGCACCTGCGATGAACTCCTAGTAGACATGATTTACTTCTGGAAACGTGGAAAACTCTACTGCGGACGCCACTATGGCGACAGCGAGAAGCCACGTTGTGCCGGCTGCGATGAGGTAAGATGAATTACACTACAAATTTTTCTCTCGTGTAATATTTACTATAcgattttgttcatattttaggAGTAACTGAACTCTGGGTTTAGGGGAATTGTGAATGCAAAGATTTTTGAGTTACTCATTGTTGCTTCCTCATCTTCTTGCTCAAATTCTCTTTGCATTCAAATTCCTGGTAATGAGAATGTACGTTTCTGCATCCATAGCTTATCTTCAGTAATGAGTATACTCAGGCTGAGAGCCAAAACTGGCACCTGAAACACTTCTGCTGCTTCGACTGTGACTTGGTCCTGGCAGGAGAGACATATGTGATGGAGCAAGACAAGCCTGTCTGCACACCCTGCTACATGACAAATTATGCTGTGGTAAGATATGCTATGCCTGATAAACAAGCAAGGTGTGTGCACCTGAGCAATATGATGCTTTAGGTGACCCACCTGACCATCTTATATCTTATTAACATTGAATTCGTTTAAAACTTAACTATAGTGAtactattaatttaaaaatacagttaAGGCAGACCATTTCTTTACATAAACTAATTGTAATAATTGCTAATATGTCTTTTAATCACCAAAAATAGCCACTTGCTCAATAAagccatttcttgttttttatgtGGAAAACTTCCACTGTCTTTCACACCCACAGAAATGCTCAGGATGCGGAGAAGCAGTGGACCCCGAGGCTCAGCGTGTGTCATACGGTGCGTATCACTGGCACGCGGCGCCACAGTGTTTCAAGTGCTCGGGCTGTGCCAAAGTTCTAATAGGCCAGCGCTTTATGGCGGCCCAGGACAAACTCTACTGTTCCgtggaatgcaaaaaaaagtaaaggcGCCTAAGTCAAGACAGCATGCATGCTGAGGTAGGGTAGCCAAGTGCATGAGTGCCTTAAagtctgcacttttttttctattcaggtCTTAGTCATGTAACTACTGATTTACACAAATACTTGTATTCTTAAAAGTGAATTAAAGACTGAATATTTGCTTTGTTCATAGCTGGCCTAAGGGTCTTAAGACTTGGAAATTGGGTGACATTAAATTGGTGACTCACCACCAAGTTAACACAAGATGTTTTTGGAGATTCAGCTCTTAAAACCAGTTGCCCTTAACAACATGAAATTTTTGTATGCATGTTTATTATGAATAGACCCCAAGACTCagggaattttatttttaagcatCCATTTGCTCCTTTTAGATTATCTTTTTAATTGTTACCTTGTTTCAAGTGTGGAACTACAGACATGGATACTCCAAAGTTTGCCCCCTTCTCATTCTGGCCGGCCTTTCCTAGAATTTGGCATTTgcccaaaataaaacatccaaaacttcccttttttctctcccttgTGATCCATTTGGATTTTGGCCTTATTCAACCCCCCCGCCTACTCAGATTCTTTGCAATACAAATGTCaagtcatttttatgaattaaattgTATGAATAGCAATTGTGTTGTTTGTATCTTGCCTTTTTATGTGTAATATAATGTactttcaatgggaaaaaatggccACAAGGCATAGATGCTAGGAACTGCTGACAATTCCAGGAAGTGTCATATCCCAACGGATGTCATTTGTCCCCAATAGTGTCACCCTCCCCATTGGCCATACACTTAACTTCCCCTTTATTCCTACCATTTGGTCAGGCACCTGAATTACCCTGCAAGTGGTACATTGACCTGCAGAGGGTGCATGTATACCCCAATTTAATGGTTTGgcatgttgcaccttcatcctcACTTTTTTTACTCACTCACCAGCAACTTTCCTTTTACTATCAACAttaagtttagattttttttacaaagtagGTCAAAATATAGAGTGCTATACAAGCAACAGTTTA comes from the Stigmatopora nigra isolate UIUO_SnigA chromosome 22, RoL_Snig_1.1, whole genome shotgun sequence genome and includes:
- the LOC144180881 gene encoding testin-like encodes the protein MEIEKEVKKMTLGHEFGAGAACLKCKDKCEGFELHFWRKICRNCKCGLAEHNVQMNSEENKKVGKLFEDTKYTGLIAKLKTDGVPVYRGNAITITLGGPATAHTVLPATAVEAAPYFLTANVGSVPPVAGSGVKTVGGLKAASGDKTSGGTMPGDIKSVSGNTGLSGTQVRAKPACPAPVKANTASVSVISNTANVVPVSKDTPLKSVTYEWAPPVANKYVAVRYIELLPPEKRPVVGTEGAVYRRQQMARQLPEHDQDPAKCHELSPAEVKKMQQFVRKYKDEALGVGDVMLPEEMVMVQAAAGGSGPKSLQGGAGAEAQAGVAGSKPAGGAVGTASTTGAMVTSGAPQQNFSCCRCDQPMRVGDPAVYAERAGYDKLWHPACFVCCTCDELLVDMIYFWKRGKLYCGRHYGDSEKPRCAGCDELIFSNEYTQAESQNWHLKHFCCFDCDLVLAGETYVMEQDKPVCTPCYMTNYAVKCSGCGEAVDPEAQRVSYGAYHWHAAPQCFKCSGCAKVLIGQRFMAAQDKLYCSVECKKK